Proteins encoded within one genomic window of Etheostoma cragini isolate CJK2018 chromosome 21, CSU_Ecrag_1.0, whole genome shotgun sequence:
- the zgc:174164 gene encoding disintegrin and metalloproteinase domain-containing protein 9: MIRKYIVFAVVLLCYVSGIDNIDISNGLPLQLSKYSIVNPQVIHRGTRSINRSKSQENYGEETISYAFNINNIKHLLHLKKNRDFLHPNFVQYSLDAAGNHKPSYPKPHVHCYYHGEVEGYEDSMVALSTCSGLRGVILLQNETYGLEPVPQSATNEHFLYLLKDIQSEPVTCGVVSEPASTQSHEPLELGKSLTSLLRRKRSNNLPETSYVELVLVVDHLRYSFKGKNETAVHEEMVQMANLLDAFYKPLNIRVVLVGLEIFTNGNPFNVEGSAGEVLGMFVKWRKTVLLPMIRHDIGQLIVGLPKPYDGSILGMAFVGTVCSAATSGGINVFNNNNVNFASTVVAHEMGHNLGMNHDTGTCCGEGNCIMAAAASVSANFSTCSQENFVQLILGGGGLCLKNPPAPSTVVGIAVCGNGLLDKGEQCDCGKPEECNNKCCDAATCKFTRGSACAQGGCCDNCQIRVSGTVCRESVNTCDLPEYCNGTSAFCPRNFYLMDGLPCEDRQAAAYCYEGKCQTYDFQCNHLFAQAAAKKAEDICFTIANTKGNEFGNCGINGNKPVPCSVPNSMCGKLQCVNVNLNNDIPVGAQVSIQKVQGATCINADFNLGTDVLDPGYVRSGSPCDKGKTCIDFQCVNASNLLPKSNCSAQTTCNNQGVCNDQGNCHCANGWAPPNCDKSGRGGSIDSGPAQIDYSLRNGLLIFFLLVVPVLVLLILVLLYVFRRDTLDPCLKGSLASRSKSRNARNGNTNVQSNSNVPESTTAPPRLQAPSNVPQYPLTTSVPISGFRNGELDYWNAETSAALAQPPNPRQGPGVPRPIPARQLPC, translated from the exons ATGATCCGAAAATACATCGTATTCgctgttgttttgctgtgttaCGTTTCTGGGATTGACAACATAG ACATTTCCAATGGGCTTCCATTACAACTCTCCAAGTACTCCATTGTAAATCCTCAGGTGATTCACAGAGGGACAAGGAGCATCAATAGATCAAAGTCACAGGAG AATTATGGAGAGGAGACAATATCATATGCATtcaacataaacaacataaagcACCTCCTTCATCTTAAAAAGAACAG AGACTTTTTACACCCTAACTTTGTTCAGTATTCACTTGACGCCGCTGGTAACCACAAGCCATCATATCCAAAACCACAT gTGCATTGCTATTACCATGGAGAAGTGGAGGGGTATGAGGATTCAATGGTTGCGCTCAGCACATGCTCGGGCCTCAG GGGTGTAATCCTCCTTCAAAATGAAACCTATGGACTTGAGCCTGTGCCACAATCTGCTACCAACGAACACTTTCTGTACCTGCTGAAAGACATTCAGTCCGAGCCCGTCACTTGTGGGGTTGTCAGTGAGCCTGCATCAACTCAAAGCCATGAACCCTTAGAGCTTGGAAAATCGCTGACTTCACTGCTGCGG AGGAAGCGCAGTAACAATTTACCTGAAACCAGTTATGTGGAGTTAGTGCTGGTTGTTGATCATCTCAGG tacagttttaAGGGAAAAAATGAGACAGCGGTACACGAGGAAATGGTGCAAATGGCTAATCTACTCGATGCG TTTTACAAGCCGCTGAATATCCGTGTGGTGCTAGTGGGTCTGGAGATTTTTACGAATGGTAATCCCTTTAACGTGGAGGGCTCTGCAGGAGAGGTGTTGGGGATGTTTGTCAAGTGGAGGAAGACTGTACTGTTACCAATGATCAGGCATGACATCGGTCAGCTCATTGT TGGTCTGCCCAAGCCATACGATGGAAGCATATTGGGTATGGCCTTCGTGGGAACGGTCTGCTCCGCTGCAACTTCTGGAGGAATCAATGTG tttaacaacaacaacgtcaATTTTGCATCCACTGTGGTGGCCCATGAGATGGGCCATAACCTGGGCATGAATCACGATACTGGGACCTGCTGCGGTGAAGGAAACTGCATCATGGCAGCTGCTGCTAG TGTTTCCGCCAATTTCAGCACCTGCAGTCAAGAAAACTTTGTGCAGCTGATCCTTGGTGGAGGAGGTTTGTGCCTGAAAAACCCGCCAGCCCCATCAACTGTGGTTGGTATTGCTGTATGTGGCAATGGCCTGCTGGACAAAGGAGAGCAGTGTGACTGTGGCAAACCTGAG GAATGCAACAATAAATGCTGTGATGCTGCCACCTGCAAATTTACACGGGGGTCTGCCTGTGCTCAGGGTGGCTGCTGTGACAACTGTCAG atcCGAGTATCTGGAACTGTATGCAGAGAGTCCGTCAACACCTGCGATCTTCCTGAATACTGTAATGGAACGAGTGCATTCTGTCCCAGAAATTTCTATCTCATGGACGGCCTTCCCTGTGAAGACCGTCAGGCTGCTGCGTACTGCTATGAGGGCAAATGCCAGACGTACGATTTCCAGTGCAATCATCTCTTTGCACAAG CTGCAGCAAAAAAGGCAGAGGATATCTGTTTTACGATTGCAAATACTAAGGGAAATGAATTTGGAAACTGTGGAATAAATGGCAACAAACCTGTCCCATGTAGTGTACC AAACTCCATGTGTGGAAAATtgcagtgtgtaaatgtgaacCTCAACAACGATATCCCTGTTGGTGCCCAAGTCAGCATCCAAAAAGTCCAAGGGGCAACGTGTATTAATGCAGACTTCAACCTTGGTACAGATGTGCTAGATCCTGGCTATGTTAGGTCTGGTAGCCCGTGTGACAAAGGAAAG ACCTGCATAGACTttcagtgtgtgaatgcttcTAATCTGCTGCCCAAATCGAACTGTTCTGCCCAGACCACCTGCAACAATCAAGGG GTATGTAATGACCAGGGGAACTGCCACTGTGCAAACGGGTGGGCCCCACCTAACTGTGACAAGTCGGGGCGAGGTGGCAGCATAGACAGCGGTCCTGCTCAGATAG ACTACTCCCTCAGGAACGGTCTGTTGATCTTCTTCCTGTTGGTGGTTCCTGTTCTGGTCCTTCTCATTCTGGTGCTGCTCTACGTTTTCAGAAGAGACACCCTGGACCCGTGTCTAAAAGGAAGCCTCGCTAGCCGCTCTAA GTCACGTAATGCTAGAAATGGAAATACAAACGTGCAATCAAACAGCAATGTTCCGGAAAGTACCACAGCCCCGCCTCGATTACAGGCTCCTTCTAACGTG CCTCAATATCCACTGACTACTTCAGTTCCAATTTCTGG TTTCAGGAATGGAGAACTGGATTA